From one Deltaproteobacteria bacterium genomic stretch:
- a CDS encoding bifunctional DNA primase/polymerase has product MAQPESGLHVAALSYSEQGWPLFPCWWIRDRGVCACVSRECSHLGKHPLGLAAPGGCTNATTDGKRGESWWTSWPLADVAIAIGLELRLVVPVRERAETP; this is encoded by the coding sequence GTGGCCCAGCCTGAATCCGGTTTACATGTCGCCGCTCTCTCCTATTCGGAGCAAGGCTGGCCTCTGTTCCCATGCTGGTGGATTCGGGATCGTGGAGTCTGCGCCTGCGTCAGTCGGGAATGCAGCCATCTAGGGAAGCACCCGCTTGGGCTCGCTGCTCCTGGCGGATGCACCAATGCAACGACAGACGGGAAGCGCGGCGAGTCGTGGTGGACAAGTTGGCCGCTCGCGGATGTGGCCATCGCGATCGGCTTGGAGTTGCGGCTCGTGGTGCCGGTTCGCGAGCGCGCGGAGACGCCGTAG
- a CDS encoding DUF4350 domain-containing protein, whose protein sequence is MNQSLLQRAAIVGVLVALCTAGFFACFEQREVTSRAPASAEARRNNYLALGRLLERMGHGVSVAEDLSALDRLPEPPATVFFAHNRSTLGAERSQQLLDWVERGGHLVVVTYTVWKPPASAGDEEEIESGRPDAILDRFGLRQRVAPQEELAQDNAEAIARSAVEGEGDAEASDAGEATPPRAVPTSVDDVLQGRWLPGARESVWVTVEDGDEPLEVEFHSVFWWEDTSEVATWVVAGKRGAHLVEVEHGDGVISAITSDEPLVNDTIGNVQNAEFVVRWLRHGRDELAPVLIFTSTEWPTFWELLTEHGTPALIALAALIAAWLWRSLVRFGPVLPEPDLARRSWLEHLEAAGAFHWRHDRAQGLLAGLRDALRRELALHRPGLARLPERERNAWLAKASGLPEAEVAHALDGTAVAVRLYVAAVRALARIRAVL, encoded by the coding sequence GTGAACCAGTCGCTCTTGCAGCGCGCCGCGATCGTGGGCGTCCTCGTCGCGCTCTGTACCGCCGGCTTCTTCGCCTGCTTCGAGCAGCGCGAGGTGACCTCCCGCGCGCCCGCTTCGGCCGAAGCGCGCCGCAACAACTATCTCGCGCTCGGCCGCCTGCTCGAGCGCATGGGACACGGCGTATCGGTCGCGGAGGATCTCAGCGCACTCGACCGCTTGCCTGAGCCGCCTGCGACGGTGTTCTTCGCGCACAACCGGTCGACGCTCGGCGCGGAGCGCAGCCAGCAGCTGCTGGACTGGGTCGAACGCGGCGGTCACCTCGTGGTCGTCACGTACACCGTGTGGAAGCCGCCGGCGAGCGCTGGCGATGAAGAAGAGATCGAGAGCGGCCGCCCCGACGCGATCCTCGATCGCTTCGGGCTGCGCCAGCGGGTGGCGCCGCAGGAGGAGCTCGCGCAGGACAACGCCGAAGCGATCGCGCGTTCCGCCGTCGAGGGCGAGGGCGACGCGGAGGCGTCGGACGCAGGCGAGGCGACGCCGCCCCGCGCCGTTCCCACGAGTGTCGACGACGTGCTCCAGGGGAGGTGGTTGCCAGGCGCGCGCGAGTCGGTGTGGGTGACGGTCGAGGACGGCGACGAGCCGCTCGAAGTCGAGTTCCACTCGGTCTTCTGGTGGGAGGACACCTCCGAGGTCGCCACGTGGGTCGTGGCCGGCAAGCGCGGCGCGCATCTGGTCGAGGTCGAGCACGGCGACGGCGTGATCAGCGCCATAACAAGCGACGAGCCGCTCGTGAACGACACGATCGGCAACGTGCAGAACGCCGAGTTCGTCGTGCGCTGGCTGCGGCACGGCCGCGACGAGCTCGCGCCGGTGCTCATCTTCACGTCCACCGAGTGGCCCACGTTCTGGGAGCTGCTCACGGAGCACGGCACGCCTGCGCTGATCGCGCTCGCCGCGCTGATCGCCGCATGGCTGTGGCGCTCGCTCGTGCGCTTCGGTCCGGTGCTGCCCGAGCCCGACCTCGCACGGCGCAGCTGGCTCGAGCACCTGGAAGCCGCCGGCGCCTTCCACTGGCGGCACGACCGCGCGCAGGGGCTGCTCGCGGGTCTGCGCGATGCGCTGCGGCGCGAGCTCGCGCTGCACAGGCCGGGCCTCGCGCGCTTGCCCGAGCGCGAGCGCAACGCGTGGCTCGCGAAGGCGAGTGGGCTGCCGGAAGCCGAGGTGGCGCACGCACTGGACGGCACTGCCGTCGCAGTGCGGCTCTACGTAGCGGCGGTGCGCGCGCTCGCGCGAATTCGCGCCGTGCTCTGA
- a CDS encoding stage II sporulation protein M, with protein MRQEAFERARAAEWERFERALASIALRKVVADFPRLYRVLCQDLVLARDRRFDAALVQRLNALALRGHQVLYGAGLAQGGFLDLFLRRFPRAVRREWRLALLLSVFFYGSFAATFLGVRSKPDLVYSIVDEAQVASFEAMYDPASDHFDEPRGAAEGVGMFFFYVGNNVGVDFRTFAGGILFGIGSLFIIGINGVLIGAVAGHISNVGYGETFYPFVIGHGSFELTAVVLSGVAGMRMGLALLVTGPRSRGAMLRAATLRSVPILYGTIAITVIAAVIEALWSGQPVIPAQVRYAVGAGLWLLVIVWLALGGRRWRRA; from the coding sequence GTGAGGCAGGAGGCGTTCGAGCGCGCGCGTGCGGCCGAGTGGGAGCGCTTCGAGCGCGCGCTCGCCTCGATCGCGCTGCGCAAAGTCGTCGCAGACTTCCCGCGCCTGTATCGCGTGTTGTGCCAGGACCTCGTGCTCGCGCGCGACCGCCGCTTCGACGCCGCGCTCGTGCAGCGCCTGAACGCGCTCGCGCTGCGCGGGCATCAAGTGCTCTACGGCGCCGGCCTCGCGCAGGGCGGTTTCCTCGATTTATTCCTGCGCCGCTTTCCGCGCGCAGTACGCCGCGAGTGGCGCCTCGCACTGCTCCTCAGCGTGTTCTTCTACGGCTCCTTCGCGGCCACGTTCCTCGGCGTGCGAAGCAAGCCGGATCTCGTCTACTCGATCGTCGACGAAGCGCAGGTCGCGAGTTTCGAGGCGATGTACGACCCCGCTTCGGATCACTTCGACGAGCCGCGCGGCGCCGCGGAAGGCGTGGGGATGTTCTTCTTCTACGTCGGCAACAACGTCGGCGTCGACTTCCGCACCTTCGCCGGTGGAATCCTGTTCGGCATCGGCAGCCTCTTCATCATCGGCATCAACGGTGTCTTGATCGGCGCAGTCGCCGGCCACATCTCGAACGTCGGCTACGGCGAGACCTTCTACCCCTTCGTGATCGGGCACGGCTCGTTCGAGCTCACGGCCGTGGTGCTCTCGGGCGTCGCTGGGATGCGCATGGGCCTCGCGCTGCTCGTGACTGGGCCGCGCTCGCGCGGAGCGATGCTGCGCGCCGCCACGCTGCGCTCGGTGCCCATCCTTTACGGGACGATCGCGATCACCGTGATCGCCGCGGTGATCGAGGCGCTCTGGTCGGGGCAGCCCGTGATTCCCGCGCAGGTGCGTTACGCGGTCGGCGCGGGGCTGTGGCTGCTCGTGATCGTGTGGCTCGCGCTCGGCGGCCGGCGCTGGAGGCGCGCGTGA
- a CDS encoding DUF4129 domain-containing protein, protein MSAATGARVALRIRSGLEALDLGFAMARAWWRPLAATWFALALPMGCAVVWLLGDEPGWAVLALWFLRPAFARIPLDVLSRELFGERASVAATARALPRLLLATGLLHALTLGRFATARTFLQPVLQLEGLRGTARRERSRILARGDSGGALALTTVVAHLNGMIGLGLLSLAWLFAPPETGWDPMEMVFGDEAIPRVVPALYLVGISVCEPLLVAGGFALYVNRRIFLEGWEIELAFRRLAARAAKPAARVGIAAALALALLNASASPARASDCVPSEAASAGDCIADVLRDPDFGSERTELRWMPKESEPDAPQDDPSWLASLVDFFVQFARVLLYGGLVVAVVAILFALRGKRFDLSRAPRAERMPVTLMGLDLRPESLPEDVVAAARAAWERGDATLALSLLYRGALVRLAKRGALEIPESATENECLRAVRRMETDGIAGAFGALTGAWVRARYGHSAPAAAEFGALCEDFRAFEVRA, encoded by the coding sequence GTGAGCGCCGCGACGGGAGCGCGCGTCGCACTGCGCATTCGCAGCGGGCTCGAGGCGCTCGACCTCGGCTTCGCGATGGCGCGCGCGTGGTGGCGCCCGCTCGCCGCGACTTGGTTCGCGCTCGCGCTGCCGATGGGCTGCGCGGTGGTTTGGTTGTTAGGGGACGAGCCCGGCTGGGCCGTGCTCGCGCTCTGGTTTCTGCGGCCAGCGTTCGCGCGCATTCCCCTCGACGTGCTCTCGCGCGAGCTGTTCGGCGAGCGCGCGTCCGTCGCCGCTACTGCGCGCGCGCTGCCGCGCCTCCTGCTCGCGACGGGTCTCCTGCACGCGCTCACGCTCGGCCGCTTCGCGACGGCGCGCACGTTCCTCCAACCCGTTCTTCAGCTCGAAGGCCTGCGCGGCACCGCGCGGCGCGAGCGCTCGCGCATCCTCGCGCGCGGCGACAGCGGCGGCGCGCTCGCGCTCACCACCGTCGTCGCGCACCTGAACGGAATGATCGGGCTGGGACTGCTCTCGCTTGCCTGGCTCTTCGCGCCGCCGGAGACGGGCTGGGATCCGATGGAGATGGTGTTCGGCGACGAAGCGATTCCGCGAGTCGTGCCGGCGCTCTATCTCGTGGGCATCAGCGTGTGTGAGCCGCTGCTCGTGGCGGGCGGCTTCGCGCTGTACGTGAATCGCCGCATCTTCCTCGAGGGCTGGGAGATCGAGCTTGCCTTCCGCCGCCTCGCGGCGCGAGCGGCGAAGCCGGCGGCGCGCGTCGGCATCGCGGCGGCGCTCGCGCTCGCACTGCTCAACGCTTCGGCGTCGCCGGCGCGGGCGAGCGACTGTGTCCCGAGCGAGGCGGCGTCGGCCGGCGATTGCATCGCCGACGTGCTGCGCGACCCCGACTTCGGATCCGAGCGAACCGAGCTGCGCTGGATGCCGAAGGAGTCCGAGCCGGATGCGCCCCAGGACGATCCCTCGTGGCTCGCGAGCCTCGTCGACTTCTTCGTGCAGTTCGCGCGCGTGCTCCTCTATGGCGGGCTGGTGGTGGCCGTCGTCGCGATCCTCTTCGCGCTGCGCGGCAAGCGCTTCGACCTCTCGCGCGCGCCGCGGGCCGAGCGCATGCCCGTCACGCTGATGGGCCTCGATCTGCGCCCCGAGTCGCTGCCCGAAGACGTCGTCGCAGCGGCGCGCGCGGCTTGGGAACGAGGCGACGCGACGCTCGCGCTCAGCTTGCTCTATCGCGGCGCGCTCGTGCGCCTCGCGAAGCGCGGCGCGCTCGAGATTCCCGAGAGCGCGACCGAGAACGAGTGTCTGCGCGCTGTCCGGCGCATGGAGACGGACGGCATCGCGGGCGCGTTCGGGGCGCTTACCGGTGCTTGGGTGCGCGCGCGCTATGGGCACAGCGCGCCCGCGGCCGCCGAGTTCGGCGCGCTCTGCGAAGACTTCCGCGCCTTCGAGGTGCGCGCGTGA
- a CDS encoding helix-turn-helix domain-containing protein, translated as MDRRNRDEGSVFLDTANAGELLRISPRTLEGLRVRGGGPPFRKHGGRVRYCLADLIEWSEQSRRTSTSDPNAEVRRGPA; from the coding sequence GTGGACAGACGCAATCGCGACGAGGGGAGCGTCTTTCTTGACACGGCGAACGCTGGCGAATTGCTCAGGATCTCGCCGCGGACGCTAGAGGGCCTCCGCGTCCGTGGTGGAGGTCCGCCGTTTCGGAAGCACGGCGGGCGTGTCCGCTACTGCCTCGCGGACCTGATCGAATGGAGTGAGCAGAGCAGGAGAACGAGCACGTCGGACCCCAACGCGGAGGTGCGACGTGGCCCAGCCTGA
- a CDS encoding DUF4197 domain-containing protein — protein sequence MREALSVATERAVAAASKPGGFLDNPLIHIKPPKTVRKIGKALHTIGMGQQVDELEVGMNRAAERASKEAKPVFVDAIKGMTLEDALGIVRGGDTAATDYFRTATEEKLRARFKPIVATSLSHVGARNQYNALVERYRALPLAEPTTLDLDDYTTKKTLDGSSRCSPTRSARSARIR from the coding sequence GTGCGCGAGGCGCTGAGCGTCGCGACCGAACGCGCGGTCGCCGCCGCCTCGAAGCCCGGCGGTTTCCTCGACAACCCGCTGATCCACATCAAGCCGCCGAAGACCGTGCGCAAGATCGGCAAGGCGCTGCACACGATCGGCATGGGCCAGCAGGTCGACGAGCTGGAGGTGGGGATGAACCGCGCCGCGGAGCGCGCTTCGAAGGAAGCGAAGCCTGTCTTCGTCGACGCGATCAAGGGCATGACGCTCGAAGATGCGCTCGGCATCGTGCGCGGCGGCGACACCGCTGCGACCGACTACTTCCGCACCGCGACGGAGGAGAAGCTGCGCGCGCGCTTCAAGCCGATCGTCGCGACGTCGCTCTCGCACGTCGGGGCGCGCAATCAGTACAACGCGCTCGTCGAGCGCTATCGCGCGCTGCCACTCGCCGAGCCCACGACGCTCGACCTCGACGACTACACGACGAAGAAGACGCTCGACGGCTCTTCACGCTGCTCGCCGACGAGGAGCGCAAGATCCGCAAGGATCCGCTGA
- a CDS encoding amidohydrolase family protein, which produces MAFDLLIRGGTVVDGTGAPARTADVAIAGGRIVEVGRALGSARRTLDADGLTVTPGFVDIHTHYDGQVTWDAQLAPSSQHGVTTVVMGNCGVGFAPVRPDQHDFLIRLMEGVEDIPGTALHEGIAWEWETFPQYLDALAKRRWTMDVGTQVPHGAVRAYVMGERGAKNQPATPADIAAMAALVKEGLTAGAFGFSMSRTIAHRAIDGKPVPGTFAAEDELFGIGRVLGELGRGIFELAGAGAAGEDIAAPKREIDWMRRLSREIRRPVTFTLLQVNAAPDLWREQFELSVAALEEGAQIYPQVAGRPFGLMIGHQTKIHPFNDRPTFVALLGLPFEERVRKLRDPEIKRRILAEANPAQPSMLATQYGRTFPIGTPPNYEPSYEDSIEALAKRVGREPEEFLYDKLLENDGRELLLMPVLNYAGLSCDPIREMVLHPRAALGLGDGGAHCGIICDASIQTFMLTHWVKGRVRGPRLPLELVVKRMTQDTADLYGIGDRGVIAPGKKADLNLIDLANLELLPPRMEHDLPAGGARFLQGARGYEATIVAGEIVAQNDAPTGALPGRLLRAQECAR; this is translated from the coding sequence ATGGCCTTCGATCTCTTGATTCGCGGCGGCACGGTGGTCGATGGGACGGGCGCGCCGGCGCGCACCGCGGATGTCGCGATCGCCGGCGGTCGCATCGTCGAGGTCGGCCGCGCCCTCGGCAGCGCGCGGCGCACACTCGACGCCGACGGCCTCACCGTCACGCCCGGCTTCGTCGACATCCACACGCACTACGACGGGCAGGTCACGTGGGACGCGCAGCTCGCGCCCTCGAGCCAGCACGGCGTGACCACGGTGGTGATGGGCAACTGCGGCGTCGGCTTTGCGCCGGTGCGGCCGGATCAGCACGACTTCTTGATTCGCCTCATGGAAGGCGTCGAGGACATCCCCGGCACGGCGCTGCACGAGGGCATCGCGTGGGAGTGGGAGACGTTCCCGCAGTACCTCGATGCGCTCGCGAAGCGGCGCTGGACGATGGACGTGGGCACGCAGGTGCCGCACGGCGCGGTGCGCGCCTACGTGATGGGCGAGCGCGGTGCGAAGAACCAACCCGCCACGCCCGCAGACATCGCGGCGATGGCAGCACTTGTTAAGGAGGGTCTGACTGCCGGGGCGTTCGGTTTCTCGATGTCGCGCACCATCGCCCACCGCGCGATCGACGGAAAGCCGGTGCCGGGCACCTTCGCAGCCGAGGACGAGCTGTTCGGCATCGGCCGCGTCCTCGGCGAGCTCGGCCGCGGCATCTTCGAGCTCGCGGGTGCCGGCGCGGCCGGCGAGGACATCGCGGCGCCGAAGCGCGAGATTGACTGGATGCGCCGCCTCTCGCGCGAGATCCGCCGTCCGGTGACGTTCACGCTGCTGCAGGTGAACGCGGCGCCCGACTTGTGGCGCGAGCAGTTCGAGCTCTCGGTCGCGGCGCTCGAGGAAGGCGCGCAGATCTATCCGCAGGTCGCCGGCCGCCCGTTCGGGCTGATGATCGGCCACCAGACGAAGATCCATCCGTTCAACGACCGGCCGACGTTCGTGGCGCTGCTCGGGCTCCCGTTCGAGGAGCGCGTTCGCAAGCTGCGCGATCCCGAGATCAAGCGGCGCATCCTCGCCGAAGCGAATCCCGCGCAGCCTTCGATGCTCGCGACGCAGTATGGCCGCACCTTCCCGATCGGGACGCCGCCGAACTACGAGCCGAGCTACGAGGATTCGATCGAGGCGCTCGCGAAGCGCGTCGGCCGCGAGCCCGAGGAGTTCCTGTACGACAAGCTGCTCGAGAACGATGGGCGCGAGTTGTTACTCATGCCGGTGCTCAACTACGCGGGGCTCTCGTGCGACCCGATTCGCGAGATGGTGCTTCACCCGCGCGCGGCGCTCGGCCTCGGCGACGGCGGCGCGCACTGCGGGATCATCTGCGACGCGAGCATTCAGACGTTCATGCTCACGCACTGGGTGAAGGGCCGCGTGCGCGGGCCGCGACTGCCGCTCGAGCTCGTGGTGAAGCGCATGACGCAGGACACCGCCGATCTCTATGGGATCGGCGACCGCGGCGTGATTGCGCCCGGCAAGAAGGCCGACCTCAACTTGATCGACCTCGCCAATCTCGAGCTGCTGCCGCCGCGCATGGAGCACGACCTTCCCGCCGGCGGCGCGCGCTTCCTGCAGGGCGCGCGCGGCTACGAGGCGACGATCGTCGCGGGTGAGATCGTGGCGCAGAACGATGCGCCGACCGGCGCGCTGCCAGGGCGCCTCCTGCGCGCGCAGGAGTGCGCGCGATGA
- a CDS encoding ribbon-helix-helix domain-containing protein — protein sequence MDIRIEWAYAPGVAAKRKGTWGGAREGAGRPPELDDAVRFTFDIPRRDLDALRTLSERVQVPAAALIREAVRRLLRGSARR from the coding sequence ATGGATATTCGAATCGAATGGGCGTATGCTCCGGGCGTGGCGGCGAAGCGGAAGGGGACCTGGGGCGGAGCGCGGGAGGGTGCCGGGAGACCGCCCGAACTCGACGATGCCGTGCGTTTCACGTTCGACATCCCGCGAAGGGACCTGGACGCGCTGCGAACGCTTTCGGAGCGTGTTCAAGTTCCCGCCGCGGCACTGATTCGCGAAGCCGTGCGTCGGCTGCTTCGAGGAAGCGCGAGGAGATAG
- a CDS encoding enterochelin esterase: MARKHAPKSEGTVVVLEHVSRALKGNALGDPHVRKLAVWLPPQYDGAAGRRFPVLYDLVGFTGSGMSHLNWKPFSENLGERAARLITERKMPPVILVLPDCFSALGGNQYVNSSAIGRYADYLTREIVPFVDREFRTLASRDHRGCFGKSSGGYGSIIHGMKYPETWGALANHSGDAYFDFVYWADWPNTLNELAKHRPQKQKPGAYDAAKRASARGLQRGFDDGRVKRFLAAVWKKPKLSHAESMAIMNVCMAASYDPDPRAPLGFRLPFNLESGELIAANWARWRTHDPVNLVAKHARALKSLRGIYIDCGWRDQFHIHYGTRILSRRLAEHGIRHRYEEFDDDHSDVDYRMDVSLPFLARVLSD; encoded by the coding sequence ATGGCACGCAAACACGCACCCAAGTCCGAAGGCACCGTCGTCGTGCTCGAGCACGTCTCGCGCGCGCTGAAGGGCAACGCGCTCGGCGATCCGCACGTGCGCAAGCTCGCGGTGTGGCTGCCGCCGCAGTACGACGGCGCCGCCGGCCGCCGCTTCCCCGTGCTCTACGACCTCGTCGGCTTCACGGGCTCTGGCATGTCGCACCTCAACTGGAAGCCGTTCAGCGAGAACCTCGGCGAGCGCGCGGCGCGGCTGATCACTGAGCGCAAGATGCCGCCCGTGATCCTCGTGCTGCCGGATTGCTTCAGCGCGCTCGGCGGCAACCAGTACGTGAACTCCTCCGCGATCGGCCGCTACGCGGACTACCTCACGCGCGAGATCGTGCCGTTCGTCGATCGCGAGTTCCGCACGCTCGCGTCGCGCGACCACCGCGGCTGCTTCGGCAAGTCGAGCGGCGGTTACGGCTCGATCATTCACGGCATGAAGTACCCCGAGACCTGGGGCGCGCTCGCGAATCACTCGGGCGATGCGTACTTCGACTTCGTGTACTGGGCAGATTGGCCTAACACCTTGAACGAGCTCGCCAAGCACCGCCCGCAGAAGCAGAAGCCCGGCGCCTACGACGCGGCGAAGCGCGCGAGCGCGCGGGGCCTCCAGCGCGGCTTCGACGACGGGCGCGTGAAGCGCTTCCTCGCGGCGGTGTGGAAGAAGCCGAAGCTCTCGCACGCCGAGAGCATGGCGATCATGAACGTGTGCATGGCGGCGAGCTACGACCCCGATCCGCGCGCGCCGCTCGGCTTCCGGCTCCCGTTCAACCTCGAGAGCGGAGAGCTCATCGCCGCGAACTGGGCACGCTGGCGCACGCACGACCCGGTGAACCTCGTCGCGAAGCACGCGCGCGCGCTGAAGTCGCTGCGCGGCATCTACATCGACTGCGGCTGGCGCGATCAGTTCCACATCCACTACGGCACGCGCATCCTGTCGCGTCGCCTCGCGGAGCACGGCATTCGCCACCGCTACGAGGAGTTCGACGACGACCACAGCGACGTCGACTACCGCATGGACGTGAGCTTGCCATTCCTCGCGAGAGTGCTGAGTGATTAG
- a CDS encoding helix-turn-helix transcriptional regulator, translated as MNRIRAARQARGWTQADLATRARVSARTIHAVEKGEDCRQATKRRILIALGVPWDERYDYFPRMQSVRPIAAPRIAERESA; from the coding sequence ATGAACCGCATTCGCGCCGCGCGGCAAGCGCGCGGGTGGACCCAAGCCGATCTCGCAACGCGCGCGCGTGTGTCGGCGCGCACGATTCACGCGGTCGAGAAAGGTGAGGACTGCCGGCAAGCGACGAAGCGGCGAATTCTGATCGCGCTCGGCGTGCCTTGGGATGAGCGGTACGACTACTTCCCGCGCATGCAGAGCGTCAGGCCCATCGCAGCGCCGCGAATCGCGGAGCGCGAGAGCGCTTAA
- a CDS encoding SDR family NAD(P)-dependent oxidoreductase — MTQTLSRAEFRARYGPWALVAGASEGFGAAWARELAARGCDVVLVARREEQLAALAREIELTHGVATHAVVADLASHDIAGALARAVGAREIGLLVYNAAQPSPGAFAAQRAEDLSRALDVNCRAPLLLAHHFGAQMLARRRGGVILMTSLSGVAGSSWVATYAATKAFDWVLAEGLHHEWKPHGVDVLAAVAGLTDTPHARSTGVQVDAMPAMRPEDAVRDLLGALGTAPYAVAGDANRAALTMLESLPRSQRSAGLSTSTLSLYADAPKRA; from the coding sequence GTGACCCAGACACTTTCTCGCGCGGAGTTCCGGGCGCGCTACGGACCGTGGGCGCTCGTCGCGGGCGCCTCGGAAGGCTTCGGCGCGGCGTGGGCTCGCGAGCTCGCCGCGCGCGGCTGCGACGTCGTGCTGGTCGCGCGCCGCGAAGAGCAGCTCGCCGCGCTCGCGCGCGAAATCGAGCTCACGCACGGCGTCGCAACGCACGCAGTCGTCGCGGACCTCGCTTCGCACGACATCGCAGGTGCGCTCGCGCGCGCAGTCGGCGCGCGGGAGATCGGCCTGCTCGTCTACAACGCCGCGCAGCCGAGCCCCGGCGCGTTCGCGGCGCAACGCGCGGAGGATCTCTCCCGCGCACTCGACGTGAACTGCCGCGCGCCGCTGCTGCTCGCGCACCACTTCGGTGCGCAGATGCTCGCGCGGAGGCGCGGTGGCGTGATCCTGATGACTTCGCTGTCGGGCGTTGCAGGCTCGAGCTGGGTCGCGACCTACGCAGCCACGAAGGCCTTCGACTGGGTGCTCGCCGAGGGCCTTCACCACGAGTGGAAGCCGCACGGCGTCGACGTGCTCGCCGCCGTCGCCGGCCTCACCGATACGCCGCACGCCCGCTCAACCGGCGTGCAGGTCGACGCGATGCCCGCGATGCGGCCCGAGGACGCAGTGCGCGACCTGTTGGGCGCGCTCGGCACCGCGCCCTACGCCGTCGCCGGCGACGCCAACCGCGCCGCGCTCACGATGCTCGAATCGCTCCCTCGCTCCCAGCGCAGCGCCGGCCTCTCCACCTCGACGCTCTCTCTCTACGCGGATGCGCCCAAGCGCGCGTAG
- a CDS encoding HEAT repeat domain-containing protein: MSARAQWLRALACGAALAALACGDDEAAAPESASAPAARAEAAAPSASEVPDAYAPVAGAEPRPELSESEQRVNEVLDLDAEGAGLEELMRRAREDADPAVREAAVVALGDSEEPRAVDALVAATEDSDKRVVLAAIDQLSWFDERPARDALERLAESSDTEIAEAAEEALME, encoded by the coding sequence ATGAGCGCGCGAGCGCAGTGGTTACGAGCGCTCGCTTGCGGCGCGGCACTCGCGGCCCTCGCGTGCGGTGACGACGAAGCGGCGGCGCCGGAATCCGCTTCGGCGCCTGCTGCGCGAGCGGAGGCCGCTGCTCCGAGCGCGAGCGAAGTGCCGGACGCGTATGCGCCCGTTGCGGGTGCGGAACCGCGGCCTGAGCTCAGCGAGTCCGAGCAGCGCGTGAACGAAGTGCTCGACCTGGACGCGGAGGGCGCTGGGCTCGAGGAGCTGATGCGCCGCGCGCGCGAAGACGCGGACCCGGCGGTGCGCGAAGCGGCGGTGGTCGCACTCGGCGACAGCGAGGAGCCGCGCGCCGTCGACGCGCTGGTCGCGGCGACCGAGGACTCCGACAAGCGCGTCGTGCTCGCCGCGATCGACCAGCTCTCGTGGTTCGACGAGCGCCCCGCGCGCGATGCGCTCGAACGCCTCGCCGAGTCGAGCGATACCGAGATTGCGGAGGCAGCGGAAGAAGCGCTGATGGAGTGA
- a CDS encoding helix-turn-helix domain-containing protein, whose amino-acid sequence MKDEGKRSVESAPSPHGEKGAVAAPVLSCRLALRAGEMAAALGVSIATLRRMTPEIPHYHVGNVLLFPVRPFERWQEERATEEGAATDRAVRDVLEYLE is encoded by the coding sequence GTGAAGGACGAGGGGAAACGCTCTGTTGAATCCGCCCCCTCCCCCCACGGCGAAAAGGGAGCGGTCGCTGCTCCCGTTCTCTCGTGCCGCCTCGCATTACGCGCGGGGGAGATGGCGGCGGCGCTGGGCGTCTCGATTGCCACGCTGCGCCGAATGACGCCGGAGATTCCGCACTACCACGTCGGCAACGTCTTGCTCTTCCCCGTCCGCCCCTTCGAGCGATGGCAAGAGGAGAGGGCCACGGAGGAAGGCGCGGCGACCGACAGGGCAGTTCGTGACGTACTCGAATACCTTGAATGA
- a CDS encoding RDD family protein: MNESQPALDTLHHVETPEGVELSLRVAGLPARALAFAADIFVRSVFYTVAAIPIGIGFGAAAGGLIFMIFALGEVIYPVAFELLGDGQTLGKRMVGIRVVHADGTRIRWGASLLRNLLLFADMLPGTYMFALASMLASRGFRRLGDHAAGTLVIYTEAKAQPQPRTAASDPAPPALPLALDEQAAVLAFGARSAAFSAARREELAALATPLLRAGAPATPQLEAVAAHLRGAGRAR; the protein is encoded by the coding sequence GTGAACGAATCGCAGCCGGCGCTCGACACGCTGCACCACGTCGAGACTCCCGAAGGCGTCGAGCTGTCGCTGCGCGTGGCCGGCTTGCCTGCGCGCGCGCTCGCGTTCGCGGCGGACATCTTCGTTCGCTCGGTCTTCTACACCGTCGCGGCGATCCCCATCGGAATTGGGTTCGGCGCGGCGGCCGGCGGCCTCATCTTCATGATCTTCGCGCTCGGCGAGGTGATCTACCCCGTCGCGTTCGAGCTGCTCGGCGACGGGCAGACGCTCGGCAAGCGCATGGTCGGCATTCGCGTGGTGCACGCCGATGGCACGCGCATTCGCTGGGGGGCCTCGCTGCTGCGCAACCTGCTGCTGTTCGCGGACATGCTGCCCGGCACGTACATGTTCGCGCTCGCGTCGATGCTCGCCTCGCGCGGCTTCCGGCGGCTCGGCGATCACGCCGCCGGCACGCTCGTGATCTACACAGAGGCGAAGGCACAGCCGCAGCCGCGCACTGCCGCGAGCGACCCCGCGCCGCCCGCGCTCCCGCTCGCGCTCGACGAGCAGGCCGCGGTGCTCGCGTTCGGCGCGCGCAGTGCGGCGTTCTCGGCGGCGCGCCGAGAAGAGCTGGCGGCCCTCGCGACGCCGCTCCTGCGCGCGGGTGCGCCCGCGACTCCGCAGCTCGAGGCGGTGGCCGCCCACCTGCGCGGCGCGGGGCGCGCGCGGTGA